One window of Arcobacter cloacae genomic DNA carries:
- a CDS encoding transglutaminase-like cysteine peptidase, whose protein sequence is MKIFIIILLLIFTSYSADFADDSLIQKVEKKYNKFAKNRFVTLNKLLKKLETSDTKTKLEKVNDFFNAVKYGNDKDIYGVSDYWASPYEFLAKDKGDCEDYVIAKYFALKHLGIPTSKMFLSYVKVKGATDTHMVLSYFETPNSEPLILDSIRKIIFPASKRDDLTPIYNFNPNILDKGSKTAAHKKWDVVLKNFREKKI, encoded by the coding sequence ATGAAAATCTTTATAATTATTTTACTTTTAATCTTTACTAGTTATTCAGCAGATTTTGCCGATGATTCACTTATTCAAAAAGTGGAAAAGAAATATAATAAATTTGCAAAAAATAGATTTGTAACATTAAATAAATTATTAAAAAAATTAGAAACTTCTGATACAAAAACAAAACTTGAAAAAGTTAATGATTTTTTTAATGCTGTAAAATATGGAAATGACAAAGATATTTATGGAGTTAGTGATTATTGGGCATCACCTTATGAGTTTTTAGCAAAAGATAAAGGTGATTGTGAAGATTATGTTATTGCAAAATATTTTGCATTAAAACATTTGGGAATTCCTACTTCCAAAATGTTTTTAAGTTATGTAAAAGTAAAAGGTGCCACAGATACTCACATGGTTTTATCATATTTTGAAACACCTAATTCAGAACCTTTAATTTTAGATAGTATAAGAAAAATAATCTTTCCTGCTTCAAAAAGAGATGATTTAACACCAATTTATAATTTTAATCCAAATATTTTAGATAAAGGTAGTAAAACCGCAGCTCATAAAAAATGGGATGTAGTTTTGAAAAATTTTAGGGAGAAAAAGATATGA
- a CDS encoding Ig-like domain-containing protein has protein sequence MATIAGTVQSLVNGIFNAKDESGNIRTLKVGDTIYENDTIYGDNKNSSSSKIEVLLSGNDVIVLSEGQKQLIDSSLIETAFGTEELFFTRESLDLKADEYSANTNVVSDLRDAQFDDDGKQTEEVGAFGEANNTDITEEETAEGQEEAQDETTGNAEFQARDGNATNIESDLRNAQFKARTQVFIDKSAFENESKDRLTSIENIDRPSYTNPPVVPTTPPSTPPPTIINPPITETPIVIIGNLSVNDISTYESDGFLIFTISLDRPVSTPITFNYKTSPLTATNNGVDYSDVFGTATIPSGSTNITIKVPVTDDYLADNGETMKITISNVIGNAIITKSEGIGTILDNPVNNPENGTTGIPTETGGYGEEDSVYAIITGATTVNEGNTTTYTVKLVDKDGNEVKVTNATTVTVRYTNVTTQDGDTEYNNNNTITVTIPANGSSNTFTVESIDDYLADNGEKYNVAITKVDTTEFENVVIGDKNGNNKDVTTTILDNPSTTNEPTIPTDPNNPNNPDDGINYGEEDSVYAIITGATTVNEGNTTTYTVKLVDKDGNEVKVTNATTVTVRYTNVTTQDGDTEYNNNNTITVTIPANGSSNTFTVESIDDYLADNGEKYNVAITKVDTNEFENVIIGDKNGNNKDVTTTILDDTDNTPNNPNDGVESNHESVIIKLVACDASGNPMLEADGKTYKIVNEVNEGDNAKYMALAFEPNTTTFTIETKLSLQGGTVTVDTANGTALGVTTQTKEDGTEDYILVNDKVVTLGVAFEVVTLDDYISDNNETYTVSINSGSYTHPTTPLYENVNINTQAVTTTIKDNSNPINDSTPHDPNDTTNHNQESDKEIVLIKLFAADENGNVLKDGNGNYLLANEAEEGTSANYIAYAFENRTTIFNDSTKLSVQTGTVNISFQNDTAIGTPTKTLTDGTQDFNNTPKTSVSIGQSFSTEVFKDLVAESEEYYKIIIDNNSYSGNYESVNIDTNPVTTTIHDEKVFVKIEAITDTANEGGNLKYKVSIVNRDGEEIKVPTGKTITVNLDYEGNTSKEATINSDYTPVTSVTITAETSYTEFEIITKDDYYAEGDEGLKIIINNIDNSSNAFENIASHTISNGAPSDKITVIGTIKDNPAKIDQPDISTTPDDPTNGNYGQEDTVYAIITGTQTIKEGDTSTSYTVKLVDKDGNTVTPTKDTKITVTYNNNTTQNGDTQYDDGDEIEVTILANTSEITFTVETKDDVYKDDGEQFNLTITDIQNTGEFENVKIGDKDGNQKNVISTIKDNTTPGTETDVDPVKIVLVAVSSLTTTIADITNPDGTLNITNTNETPEGGNLYYMAVAVDNDGKPLATQGGTVTINYGITTDGSDKDATAGTDYANTLVSTTVGTVFSVNAKDDYYAEGDENFTVKITDLINSPYESPSIDTSNDIVISTIKDNPANVEQPDTGTGNDDPTDGNYGQDDTVYVKITQTPSTIEGGNLVHTITLVDKDGNPVTVPAGQSVTVNLTYTVNSGDFTESDLSTIVKQVVINGGTNHSDFTNVTKDDFTLEGNEIYNVTISSVTQSGAFENVAIHADKTTTGTIRDGISLGTPVNAQVDEDDFDVTNANSTITDTQSLGIQKPNNPDNNYSLSFDDTATKIYQGDFASTTDYGLGNLTAGGQTINYQTIGNKIIGYIGADVGNGAVADSNKVFEIVLNKDSDIASGTTTKDSYTYTQYKNIDHPIAGDAGIATNDDDLTFEFGFKITDQGQTSNTVTFKVKVNDSLPINVDRDVEVNEDNSLNIVISPESFKDGEIQIRVNGDGTTYTTLSDGQTKIVTDPNDSTKEIGTLTNNGDGTVTFTPVEDYSNYNAKPWFEYAVSDFDGDTAAGRVNIEVKPVADAPTITISTPTMTEDNINVNEGTHQVTLGLTRPALSKDQTDKNGVTGDSPERNGEITLTFTNGNSVTGAKIFKADGTTQIGSDITTANQTLKIVIVTVSGDSNTIDYNYHHADITASNPSGANVVYLTQAEYEGLKIQHAEDNDTDIRINIKVTSYEVDDTNTPLDTATYGNQVENEASANMTVKIHPATDDISLIWDTAIGGTISQTTIANDTFTFTAVNEGDLFTTPIDLKSLLTKTSGTETFNGTKADLDGSEKRTYTIEGIPEGTIVTLGGQVAVANASGVATIVFNNTNNQAADPDFTMKLPEHYSGEVNGTITLSVQDQGVDSDDTASGTKTAEVYFNVVVNPIADIATIQVKQAVGFEDAGRDGGNTIAKSDTINANGAGGIPLNIKVSSDDKDGSETFNVKIEDIPTDAVIYYDGAVVNQSPAGTITIEDFDNAKSLIFIPPHNDDTDYILKVSAQTVDFNGTTTDTSAWSSPKDIEVIVKNVADAPVGTDLKADINVNEDNQLNLFDIYTTPANLASYDASEELTVKIDLPTGFTIDSGSPYYIEDGMYVVKASDIRDGNIKINIPENFSGSASFDLTYVTTEKAGEGDSKTWNTQTINFFINPIADDVAVATSSTIYEDVDGGTNKINIAPSLVDNDGSESITSVKILASTVPVGYELYLDSDMTQSISSTLNGLYYELTPAQADSIYAKNTTLNDADKSDNFDLTVVYTVKDTATGTADVTADFTHTHTVNVQAVTDAPSLTVGTITQESGNVTITGTTVSVTTENSEFKVPVTTTSPDTDGSETVQQIVITGVPMGVEVIGATYYGYNGSQHNGIWVISNPADNTLDANGALQDITFKVNPGADFDSRDITITTYTKDIDAEVKSASQTIHIEKTYTPGTQPGTPADLELAVKTADITEDTEFNLANLLEVNLKSGGSQGNGGAVITISDIPDGSTITGYDYSYVDAGKTYYVVVGSGNAADMNTQLSNVKITTPKDVNSSQEGSLQGDFTFTANIATYHNGGFNEGNVVTSTQTILPLTDEMTISIDANNINEDGTTPLTITLSNPNDGTKTELIGNSITIKVNETWADVATGGGTKGTLTDTSGKYNVVDNNDGTYTITPINVADNFTVGTPITGLVYTPATNRDGSVNFEVSVQNQETGSNVILDSTGSKTITVTPVIDVILNASVVTATGTEDVAVTVGSTILANPVKLEITAGTFSDGSEKIGNIILDEVPNGFTVWYKVGSDLIMATNIGKSGTGTFDLTPNINSDADVHRNKWLIPASVDGSMPEVYINAPANWSGEFDFKAKFTISEQNLSAVTPITVDVIGKIEAIADGVTIDPTLTFGNAFSWVSLNLNANMKDVDGSETMSLELTGLNESAQFRYSDGTVLSGANWDGTKWTIEGITFDQINNIELLHDKSVNGVSVTAKTVDSDGTNIDESSIVSSSFDLKLSTVSGNFTLDTGISLDFDKIDSLSSSNTLKNVSTIDLAQTGENKLENLTLQDVLDMTDSSNTLKIIGNNEDSVSFTGTGWSKTVGAGADAGFDIYSNSNDSSVKVKVEQNVQDQII, from the coding sequence ATGGCAACAATAGCTGGTACAGTACAAAGTTTGGTAAATGGAATTTTTAATGCCAAAGATGAAAGTGGAAATATAAGAACTTTAAAAGTAGGTGATACAATCTATGAAAATGATACAATTTATGGAGATAATAAAAATTCTTCTTCATCAAAAATTGAAGTTTTACTTTCAGGTAATGACGTAATTGTTTTAAGTGAAGGACAAAAACAACTTATAGATTCTTCTTTAATTGAAACAGCATTTGGAACAGAAGAACTATTTTTTACAAGAGAAAGTTTAGATTTAAAAGCTGATGAATATAGTGCAAATACAAATGTTGTAAGTGATTTACGAGATGCACAATTTGATGATGATGGAAAACAAACGGAAGAAGTAGGAGCTTTTGGAGAAGCAAATAATACAGATATAACAGAAGAAGAAACAGCAGAAGGACAAGAAGAAGCTCAAGATGAAACAACAGGAAATGCAGAATTCCAAGCAAGAGATGGTAATGCAACAAATATTGAAAGTGATTTAAGAAATGCACAATTTAAAGCTAGAACTCAAGTTTTTATAGATAAATCAGCTTTTGAAAATGAATCAAAAGATAGATTAACTTCTATTGAAAATATTGATAGACCTTCTTATACTAATCCACCTGTTGTGCCAACCACTCCACCTTCTACTCCACCACCTACAATTATTAATCCTCCAATAACGGAAACACCTATAGTTATTATTGGGAATTTAAGTGTTAATGATATTTCTACATATGAAAGTGATGGATTTTTGATTTTTACTATTTCTTTAGATAGACCGGTTTCAACACCAATAACTTTTAATTATAAAACATCACCACTCACTGCTACTAATAATGGAGTTGATTATAGTGATGTTTTTGGAACAGCAACAATTCCATCTGGAAGTACAAATATCACTATAAAAGTTCCTGTTACAGATGATTATTTAGCAGATAATGGTGAAACTATGAAAATTACTATTTCAAATGTAATTGGAAATGCAATTATTACTAAATCTGAAGGGATAGGAACTATTTTAGATAACCCTGTAAACAATCCAGAAAATGGAACAACAGGAATACCAACAGAGACAGGTGGCTATGGTGAAGAAGATAGTGTATATGCAATTATTACAGGAGCAACAACAGTAAATGAGGGGAATACAACAACATATACAGTAAAACTTGTAGATAAAGATGGAAATGAAGTAAAAGTTACAAATGCAACGACAGTAACAGTAAGATATACAAATGTTACAACACAAGATGGTGATACAGAATATAATAACAATAATACAATTACAGTAACAATACCTGCAAATGGTTCATCAAATACATTTACAGTAGAAAGTATAGATGATTATTTGGCAGATAATGGTGAGAAATATAATGTTGCAATTACAAAAGTAGATACAACTGAGTTTGAGAATGTAGTAATAGGTGATAAGAATGGAAATAATAAAGATGTTACTACTACTATTTTAGATAATCCCTCGACAACAAATGAACCAACAATTCCTACAGATCCAAATAATCCAAATAATCCAGATGATGGAATAAACTATGGTGAAGAAGATAGTGTATATGCAATTATTACAGGAGCAACAACAGTAAATGAGGGGAATACAACAACATATACAGTAAAACTTGTAGATAAAGATGGAAATGAAGTAAAAGTTACAAACGCAACGACAGTAACAGTAAGATATACAAATGTTACAACACAAGATGGTGATACAGAATATAATAACAATAATACAATTACAGTAACGATTCCAGCAAATGGTTCATCAAATACATTTACAGTAGAAAGTATAGATGATTATTTGGCAGATAATGGTGAAAAATATAATGTTGCAATTACAAAAGTAGATACTAATGAATTTGAAAATGTAATAATAGGTGATAAAAATGGAAATAATAAAGATGTTACTACAACTATTTTAGATGATACAGATAATACTCCAAACAATCCAAATGATGGTGTTGAATCAAACCATGAATCTGTGATAATTAAACTTGTAGCTTGCGATGCTTCTGGTAATCCAATGCTTGAAGCAGATGGGAAAACATATAAAATTGTTAATGAAGTAAATGAGGGTGATAATGCAAAATATATGGCATTAGCATTTGAACCTAATACTACAACTTTTACAATAGAAACAAAATTATCACTTCAAGGTGGAACAGTAACTGTTGATACAGCAAATGGAACAGCACTAGGTGTTACAACACAAACAAAAGAAGATGGTACAGAAGATTATATTTTAGTAAATGATAAAGTTGTAACACTAGGAGTTGCATTTGAAGTTGTAACTTTAGATGATTATATCTCTGATAATAATGAAACTTATACAGTATCTATAAATAGTGGTTCATATACTCATCCAACAACTCCTCTTTATGAAAATGTAAATATAAATACTCAAGCAGTTACAACAACGATAAAAGATAATAGTAATCCTATTAATGATTCTACACCTCATGATCCAAATGATACGACAAATCATAATCAAGAAAGTGATAAAGAAATAGTACTTATTAAACTTTTTGCCGCTGATGAAAATGGGAATGTTTTAAAAGATGGAAATGGTAATTATCTTTTAGCTAATGAGGCAGAAGAAGGAACTAGTGCAAATTATATTGCTTATGCATTTGAAAATAGAACTACAATTTTTAATGATTCTACAAAACTTTCTGTACAAACAGGTACAGTAAATATTAGTTTCCAAAATGATACAGCAATAGGTACTCCAACCAAAACTCTAACAGATGGAACACAAGATTTTAATAATACACCAAAAACATCGGTATCTATAGGTCAAAGTTTTAGTACAGAAGTTTTTAAAGATTTAGTTGCTGAATCTGAAGAGTATTATAAAATTATAATAGATAATAACTCTTATAGTGGAAACTATGAAAGTGTAAATATAGATACAAATCCTGTAACTACTACAATACATGATGAAAAAGTTTTTGTAAAAATTGAAGCAATTACAGATACAGCAAATGAAGGTGGAAATTTAAAATATAAAGTTTCTATTGTAAATAGAGATGGTGAAGAGATAAAAGTACCAACAGGTAAAACTATAACTGTTAATTTAGATTATGAAGGAAATACTTCAAAAGAAGCTACTATAAATAGTGATTATACACCTGTAACAAGTGTTACTATTACTGCTGAAACAAGTTATACTGAATTTGAAATAATAACTAAAGATGATTATTATGCAGAAGGTGATGAAGGTTTAAAAATTATTATAAATAATATAGATAATTCTAGTAACGCATTTGAAAATATAGCTTCTCATACTATATCAAATGGTGCACCAAGTGACAAAATAACAGTTATTGGAACAATCAAAGATAATCCAGCAAAAATTGATCAACCAGATATAAGTACAACTCCTGATGATCCAACAAATGGAAATTATGGACAAGAAGATACTGTTTATGCAATAATAACAGGTACTCAAACAATAAAAGAAGGAGATACAAGTACAAGTTATACAGTTAAACTTGTAGATAAAGATGGAAATACAGTAACTCCAACAAAAGATACAAAAATAACTGTTACATACAATAATAATACTACTCAAAATGGTGATACACAATATGATGATGGTGATGAAATTGAAGTGACAATTCTTGCAAATACTTCAGAAATTACATTTACTGTAGAAACAAAAGATGATGTTTACAAAGATGATGGAGAACAATTTAATCTTACAATTACAGATATACAAAATACAGGTGAGTTTGAAAATGTAAAAATTGGAGATAAAGATGGAAATCAAAAAAATGTAATTTCAACTATAAAAGATAATACAACTCCAGGAACAGAAACAGACGTAGATCCTGTAAAAATTGTTTTAGTTGCAGTAAGTTCACTTACAACTACAATAGCAGATATTACAAATCCTGATGGAACTTTAAATATTACTAATACAAATGAAACTCCTGAAGGTGGGAATCTTTACTATATGGCAGTTGCAGTTGATAATGATGGAAAACCTCTTGCAACTCAAGGAGGAACTGTAACTATAAATTATGGGATTACAACTGATGGTAGTGATAAAGATGCAACAGCAGGAACAGATTATGCTAATACTTTAGTATCGACAACAGTAGGAACAGTATTTAGTGTAAATGCTAAAGATGATTATTATGCAGAAGGTGATGAAAACTTTACTGTTAAAATTACAGATTTAATAAATTCACCATATGAATCACCATCTATTGATACTTCAAATGATATAGTGATTTCAACTATAAAAGATAATCCAGCAAATGTTGAACAACCAGATACTGGAACAGGAAATGATGATCCGACAGATGGAAACTATGGACAAGATGATACTGTTTATGTAAAAATAACACAAACACCTTCTACAATAGAGGGTGGAAATTTAGTACATACAATAACTTTAGTTGATAAAGATGGAAATCCTGTAACTGTTCCAGCTGGACAATCTGTAACCGTAAATTTAACTTATACTGTAAATAGTGGAGATTTTACTGAAAGTGATTTATCTACAATAGTAAAACAAGTGGTAATTAATGGTGGAACAAATCATAGTGATTTTACAAATGTAACTAAAGATGATTTTACTTTAGAAGGGAATGAAATTTATAATGTAACTATTTCTAGTGTTACTCAATCAGGAGCTTTTGAAAATGTTGCGATTCATGCAGATAAAACTACAACAGGAACTATTAGAGATGGTATAAGTTTAGGAACACCAGTTAATGCACAAGTTGATGAAGATGATTTTGATGTGACAAATGCTAATTCAACAATAACAGATACTCAATCTTTAGGTATTCAAAAACCAAATAATCCTGATAACAACTATAGTTTATCTTTTGATGATACTGCAACAAAGATTTATCAAGGAGATTTTGCTAGTACAACAGATTATGGATTAGGAAACTTAACAGCTGGTGGGCAAACAATTAATTATCAAACTATAGGTAATAAAATTATTGGATATATAGGTGCTGATGTGGGTAATGGGGCTGTAGCTGATTCAAACAAAGTATTTGAAATAGTTTTAAATAAAGATAGTGATATTGCTAGTGGTACAACTACAAAAGATAGTTATACTTATACTCAATACAAAAATATTGACCATCCAATAGCAGGAGATGCAGGGATAGCTACAAACGATGATGATTTAACTTTTGAATTTGGATTTAAAATAACAGACCAAGGACAAACAAGTAATACTGTAACATTTAAAGTAAAAGTAAATGACTCTTTACCAATAAATGTAGATAGAGATGTTGAAGTTAATGAAGATAATTCTTTAAATATTGTAATCTCTCCTGAAAGCTTTAAAGATGGTGAGATTCAAATTAGAGTAAATGGTGATGGTACAACTTATACAACATTAAGTGATGGTCAAACTAAAATAGTTACAGATCCAAATGATAGTACAAAAGAAATAGGAACACTTACAAATAATGGTGATGGGACTGTAACTTTTACACCAGTTGAAGATTATAGTAATTACAATGCTAAACCTTGGTTTGAATATGCTGTTAGTGACTTTGATGGTGATACAGCAGCAGGAAGAGTTAATATTGAGGTTAAACCAGTTGCAGATGCTCCAACAATAACAATTTCAACTCCAACAATGACAGAAGATAATATAAATGTAAATGAAGGAACGCATCAAGTAACTTTGGGATTAACAAGACCAGCTTTATCAAAAGACCAAACAGATAAAAATGGAGTTACAGGAGATAGCCCTGAGAGAAATGGAGAGATAACACTTACATTTACAAATGGAAATAGTGTAACAGGTGCAAAAATATTTAAAGCAGATGGTACTACTCAGATTGGAAGTGATATAACAACTGCTAATCAAACATTAAAAATAGTAATAGTAACAGTATCAGGTGATTCAAATACTATTGATTATAATTATCATCATGCAGATATTACAGCATCAAATCCTAGTGGTGCAAATGTAGTTTATCTTACACAAGCAGAATACGAAGGTTTAAAAATTCAACATGCAGAAGATAATGATACAGATATTAGAATAAATATTAAAGTAACATCTTATGAGGTTGATGATACTAATACACCTTTAGATACAGCTACTTATGGAAATCAAGTAGAAAATGAAGCATCAGCTAATATGACGGTAAAAATCCATCCAGCAACAGATGATATTTCATTAATTTGGGATACTGCAATAGGTGGAACAATTTCTCAAACAACAATTGCTAATGATACATTTACTTTTACAGCTGTTAATGAAGGAGATTTATTTACAACACCAATAGATTTAAAATCTCTTCTAACAAAAACAAGTGGAACAGAAACTTTTAATGGAACAAAAGCAGATTTAGATGGAAGTGAAAAAAGAACATACACTATTGAAGGAATTCCAGAAGGTACTATTGTAACTTTAGGTGGTCAAGTAGCTGTTGCAAATGCAAGTGGCGTAGCAACTATTGTATTTAATAACACAAATAATCAAGCTGCTGACCCTGACTTTACTATGAAATTACCTGAGCATTATAGTGGGGAAGTAAATGGAACAATTACATTAAGTGTACAAGATCAAGGTGTAGATAGTGATGATACAGCAAGTGGTACTAAAACAGCAGAAGTTTATTTTAATGTTGTAGTTAATCCAATAGCAGATATTGCAACTATCCAAGTAAAACAAGCTGTAGGTTTTGAAGATGCAGGAAGAGATGGTGGAAATACTATTGCAAAAAGTGATACTATCAATGCAAATGGTGCAGGGGGTATTCCTTTAAATATTAAAGTGAGTTCAGATGATAAAGATGGTTCTGAAACATTTAATGTAAAAATAGAAGATATTCCTACGGATGCAGTTATATATTATGATGGAGCTGTTGTTAATCAATCACCAGCTGGTACAATCACAATAGAAGATTTTGATAATGCAAAATCATTAATATTTATTCCACCACACAATGATGATACAGATTATATTTTAAAAGTATCTGCTCAAACAGTTGATTTTAATGGAACAACGACTGATACAAGTGCTTGGAGTTCTCCAAAAGATATAGAAGTTATTGTAAAAAATGTTGCAGATGCTCCTGTTGGAACAGATTTAAAGGCAGATATAAATGTAAATGAAGATAATCAACTTAATTTATTCGACATATATACAACACCAGCTAATCTTGCATCTTATGATGCTAGTGAAGAACTTACAGTTAAAATAGATTTACCAACTGGATTTACTATAGATTCAGGAAGTCCATATTATATAGAAGATGGAATGTATGTTGTAAAAGCAAGTGATATAAGAGATGGAAATATTAAAATAAATATTCCAGAAAACTTCAGTGGAAGTGCAAGTTTTGATTTAACTTATGTAACTACTGAAAAAGCAGGAGAGGGTGATAGTAAAACATGGAATACTCAAACAATAAATTTCTTTATAAATCCTATTGCAGATGATGTTGCAGTTGCAACTTCTTCTACTATTTATGAAGATGTTGATGGTGGTACAAATAAAATAAATATAGCTCCATCATTAGTAGATAATGATGGAAGTGAAAGTATTACTAGTGTAAAAATTTTAGCTTCAACTGTTCCTGTTGGATATGAGTTATATTTAGATTCTGATATGACTCAATCTATATCATCAACATTAAATGGTTTATATTATGAATTAACACCTGCTCAAGCAGATAGTATCTATGCAAAAAATACAACTTTAAATGATGCTGATAAATCAGATAATTTTGATTTAACAGTTGTTTATACTGTAAAAGATACTGCAACTGGAACAGCAGATGTTACAGCTGACTTTACTCATACTCATACAGTAAATGTTCAAGCAGTTACAGATGCTCCAAGTTTAACTGTTGGAACAATTACACAAGAATCAGGGAATGTAACAATAACTGGTACAACTGTGTCTGTTACAACTGAAAATTCAGAATTTAAAGTTCCAGTTACAACTACAAGTCCTGATACAGATGGAAGTGAAACTGTACAACAAATAGTTATAACAGGTGTTCCTATGGGTGTAGAAGTTATAGGAGCTACATATTATGGATATAATGGAAGTCAACATAATGGTATTTGGGTTATTTCAAATCCAGCTGATAATACTTTAGATGCTAATGGTGCATTGCAAGATATTACATTTAAAGTAAATCCAGGTGCAGATTTTGATAGTAGAGATATAACAATCACAACTTATACAAAAGATATTGATGCAGAAGTTAAAAGTGCTTCACAAACTATCCATATTGAAAAAACCTATACTCCTGGAACTCAACCTGGAACACCAGCTGATTTAGAATTAGCAGTTAAAACAGCAGATATTACAGAAGATACAGAATTTAATTTAGCAAATTTATTAGAAGTTAATTTGAAATCAGGAGGTAGCCAAGGAAATGGTGGAGCAGTTATCACTATTTCAGATATTCCAGATGGTTCAACAATCACTGGATATGACTACTCTTATGTAGATGCTGGTAAAACTTATTATGTTGTTGTTGGAAGTGGAAATGCTGCTGATATGAATACTCAATTATCAAATGTGAAAATAACAACTCCAAAAGATGTAAATTCTTCTCAAGAAGGTAGTTTACAAGGTGACTTTACATTTACAGCTAATATTGCAACATATCATAATGGTGGATTTAATGAAGGAAATGTTGTAACATCAACACAAACTATATTACCTTTAACAGATGAAATGACTATATCAATAGATGCAAATAATATAAATGAAGATGGAACAACTCCTCTTACTATAACATTGTCAAATCCAAATGATGGAACAAAAACAGAACTTATAGGAAATAGTATCACTATAAAAGTTAATGAAACTTGGGCAGATGTAGCCACTGGTGGTGGAACAAAAGGAACATTAACAGATACTTCTGGAAAATATAATGTAGTTGATAATAATGATGGAACATATACAATTACTCCTATAAATGTAGCTGATAATTTTACAGTTGGCACTCCAATCACAGGATTAGTTTATACTCCTGCAACAAATAGAGATGGAAGTGTAAATTTTGAAGTAAGTGTTCAAAACCAAGAGACTGGAAGCAATGTAATTCTTGATTCAACAGGAAGTAAAACTATTACTGTAACACCTGTAATTGATGTTATATTAAATGCTTCTGTTGTAACTGCAACAGGAACAGAAGATGTGGCAGTTACAGTTGGAAGTACAATTTTAGCAAATCCTGTAAAACTTGAAATAACAGCAGGTACTTTTAGTGATGGTTCAGAAAAAATTGGAAATATCATATTAGATGAAGTTCCAAATGGTTTTACTGTTTGGTATAAAGTGGGCTCAGATTTAATAATGGCAACAAATATTGGAAAATCAGGTACTGGAACTTTTGATTTAACTCCAAATATTAATAGTGATGCAGATGTTCATAGAAACAAATGGTTAATTCCAGCTTCAGTAGATGGGAGTATGCCTGAAGTTTATATCAATGCTCCAGCAAATTGGTCTGGAGAGTTTGATTTTAAAGCTAAATTTACAATTAGTGAACAAAATTTATCAGCAGTAACACCAATAACAGTTGATGTAATAGGAAAAATTGAAGCGATTGCTGATGGAGTAACTATTGATCCAACATTAACATTTGGGAATGCGTTTTCTTGGGTAAGTTTAAACCTAAATGCAAATATGAAAGATGTTGATGGTAGTGAAACAATGAGTTTAGAATTAACAGGATTAAATGAATCTGCTCAATTTAGATATAGTGATGGTACAGTTTTAAGTGGAGCAAATTGGGATGGAACAAAATGGACTATTGAAGGAATAACATTTGATCAAATAAATAATATAGAGTTATTACATGATAAATCTGTAAATGGGGTATCAGTAACTGCTAAAACGGTTGATTCGGATGGAACAAATATAGATGAAAGCTCAATAGTTAGTAGTTCATTTGATTTAAAACTTTCAACTGTTTCAGGTAATTTTACACTTGATACAGGAATTAGTTTAGATTTTGATAAAATAGATAGTTTATCATCAAGTAATACCTTGAAAAATGTTAGTACTATTGATTTAGCACAAACTGGTGAAAATAAACTTGAAAATTTAACTTTACAAGATGTCCTAGACATGACTGATAGCAGTAATACATTAAAAATTATTGGTAATAATGAAGATAGTGTTTCATTTACAGGTACTGGTTGGTCAAAAACAGTTGGAGCAGGTGCTGATGCTGGATTTGATATTTACTCAAATAGTAATGACTCTTCAGTTAAAGTTAAAGTCGAACAAAATGTTCAAGACCAAATAATCTAA